The following are from one region of the Corynebacterium hindlerae genome:
- a CDS encoding acyl-CoA dehydrogenase family protein, producing the protein MSHNIFKSTTDFLGVFDDVSETDAAAWARAASLKEEVHEIINDAWERAEYPTHLAKRLGDLDLLTDGLNIPGHEHLSPLAAGLVQMEITRIDASLGTVIAVQPGLAMRAIDILGSGEHKDEWLDALARGEKLAAFGLTEPEHGSDSIALETTAVRDGDFYVLNGEKKWIGNGSVGDVTVIFARTEDGNVSAFLVPQDTPGYSAQTQVGKVSLRAIKQAHIVLENCRVPLSAKMPGCGSFKDVARVLTATRVGVSWMALGSAIACYEQARDYALERKQFGRELANAQIIQQRLTNMLMDISQMMLMCRRVTDALANGTMRPEQASMAKVHNTRAARRVAADARDMLGGVGILLENHIIRHMVDIEAMHTYEGTDTVQSLIIGKKITGMSAYK; encoded by the coding sequence ATGTCCCACAATATATTTAAGTCTACAACCGATTTCCTGGGCGTTTTCGATGACGTTTCCGAAACGGACGCTGCAGCGTGGGCCCGCGCCGCATCGTTGAAGGAGGAAGTTCACGAGATTATCAATGATGCCTGGGAACGTGCCGAATACCCTACCCACCTCGCGAAGCGCCTGGGGGACCTGGACCTTCTCACCGATGGGCTGAACATCCCTGGACACGAGCACCTCTCCCCGCTGGCGGCAGGCCTGGTTCAAATGGAAATCACCCGCATCGACGCCTCCCTCGGCACCGTCATCGCCGTGCAGCCCGGCTTGGCGATGCGCGCGATCGACATACTGGGCAGCGGTGAGCACAAGGACGAATGGTTAGACGCTTTGGCCCGTGGTGAAAAACTCGCTGCCTTCGGTCTCACCGAACCAGAGCATGGCTCCGACTCCATCGCCCTGGAAACCACCGCTGTCCGCGATGGGGACTTCTACGTCCTCAACGGCGAAAAGAAATGGATCGGAAATGGCTCCGTCGGTGACGTCACGGTGATTTTCGCACGCACCGAAGATGGCAACGTTTCGGCCTTCCTCGTGCCACAAGATACCCCGGGTTACTCTGCGCAGACCCAGGTGGGCAAGGTGTCGCTGCGGGCCATCAAGCAGGCCCACATCGTGCTGGAAAACTGTCGCGTTCCCCTGTCAGCGAAAATGCCGGGATGCGGCTCCTTCAAAGATGTCGCCCGCGTCCTCACCGCCACCCGTGTTGGCGTGTCCTGGATGGCACTCGGCTCCGCCATCGCCTGCTACGAACAGGCCCGCGACTACGCGCTGGAGCGCAAACAGTTCGGTCGCGAACTTGCCAATGCGCAAATCATCCAGCAACGCCTCACCAACATGCTCATGGACATTAGCCAGATGATGCTCATGTGTCGCCGCGTCACCGACGCCCTGGCCAACGGAACCATGCGCCCCGAGCAGGCCTCTATGGCTAAGGTGCACAACACGCGCGCCGCACGCCGCGTGGCTGCCGACGCTCGCGACATGCTCGGTGGGGTCGGTATCCTGCTCGAAAACCACATCATCCGCCACATGGTGGACATCGAGGCGATGCACACTTACGAGGGCACCGACACCGTGCAGTCGCTGATCATCGGCAAGAAGATCACCGGAATGTCGGCCTATAAGTAG
- a CDS encoding (Fe-S)-binding protein — protein MTSTSIALGIFGVVASLPAWVYFLSGAWRLYRLIAAGQPTTDRASNIGKRVWTVLRKVVLHEGMARKPFVALAHWFVMFGFIIGSVFWFEAYVQTFSPAGGFCDWEIYHFVEEILGLGTVLGILFLIGVRLRAGSDNRFDRFYGSNARAAHFVEAVVLIEGLGMLLVKASQIATFRDGSVWADFVSRLIPLPASPLLVSVFALIKLLSGMVWLFVVGRQLRWGVAWHRFLAFFTLFFTRTPGKKSLGALPPLLSGDKHLTLENADPDVDKLGIGTLADAPWKMLLDVSACTDCGRCQEQCPAWHTEKPLSPKLLLTGIRDAIPHQEVDVLKLVGTAVDPDALWSCTNCGACVEQCPVDIEHIDHIANLRRFQVLAESDFPSELTGMFKNLEVKGNPWGRNSAERMSWVEEANRDGIPVPVVSDGTDFEYLLWVGCAGAFDDNGRKTSRAIAELLNVAGVKFAVIEGESCTGDPARRAGNEFLFQMLAATNVEVLDDAFATYPAGQRKIITSCAHCFNTLRKEYPDFDGHYDVIHHTQLLNRLVREGLLTPIPRGPENRKPVTYHDPCFLGRHNKVYDPPRELITAAGPLVEMPRSRDTSFCCGAGGARMFMEEKLGTRINENRATEALAASEEIITGCPFCNTMLDGGTKALGTPAKVTDVAVMLRDAVLTDGNLPEFREPQFLEAPKRIEITPQKPAPDPAESPAEPPASVAETPEPKSVTPPVTASPAAKPPVAAPPVAAPPVTKAPVAAPPVAQPPVAAPPAAQPPTAKPPAAQPPAAQPPVAAPPVAKPPVAQPPVAAPPVATPPVAKPPVAKPPVAVPPAAKPPAAKPPMAAPPVVKPPAPQPPTAQPPGAIPPGGARPSVD, from the coding sequence ATGACCTCAACCAGCATCGCGCTTGGCATTTTCGGAGTAGTGGCGTCACTGCCTGCTTGGGTTTACTTCCTGAGCGGGGCGTGGCGCCTTTACCGTCTCATCGCTGCGGGCCAACCAACAACCGATCGTGCATCCAACATCGGTAAGCGCGTGTGGACGGTGCTGCGCAAGGTTGTCCTCCATGAAGGAATGGCCCGGAAGCCATTCGTTGCCCTCGCGCACTGGTTCGTGATGTTTGGCTTCATCATCGGGTCGGTGTTCTGGTTTGAGGCCTACGTACAAACCTTCTCTCCGGCCGGTGGCTTCTGTGATTGGGAGATCTACCACTTCGTTGAGGAAATCCTCGGCCTAGGAACAGTCCTGGGAATCCTGTTCCTCATTGGGGTTCGGTTGCGAGCCGGTTCCGATAACCGCTTCGATAGGTTTTACGGCTCTAACGCCCGCGCCGCCCACTTTGTCGAGGCTGTGGTCCTCATTGAGGGGCTGGGCATGCTGTTGGTCAAGGCCTCGCAGATTGCTACGTTCCGTGACGGCTCCGTGTGGGCTGACTTTGTCTCGCGTCTGATCCCATTGCCAGCCTCTCCCCTGCTGGTTTCGGTGTTTGCGCTGATCAAGTTGCTTTCCGGCATGGTGTGGCTGTTCGTGGTGGGTCGCCAGCTGCGCTGGGGCGTGGCCTGGCACCGCTTCCTCGCCTTCTTCACGCTGTTCTTTACGCGCACGCCTGGCAAAAAGTCGCTCGGGGCATTACCACCGTTGCTCTCCGGGGATAAGCATTTAACGCTTGAGAATGCGGATCCGGACGTCGATAAGCTTGGCATCGGTACGCTTGCCGACGCACCCTGGAAGATGCTGCTCGATGTCTCCGCGTGTACGGACTGCGGCCGTTGCCAGGAACAGTGCCCCGCATGGCACACCGAAAAACCACTGTCTCCGAAGTTGTTGCTCACGGGCATTCGTGATGCGATTCCGCACCAAGAAGTTGACGTGCTGAAGCTGGTGGGTACAGCTGTGGATCCAGATGCGCTGTGGAGCTGCACTAACTGTGGCGCCTGCGTGGAGCAGTGCCCGGTAGATATTGAGCACATTGACCACATTGCTAACCTGCGTCGTTTCCAGGTGCTGGCCGAGTCCGACTTCCCGTCGGAGCTCACGGGAATGTTTAAGAACCTGGAGGTCAAGGGAAACCCGTGGGGTCGAAACTCCGCAGAGCGGATGTCCTGGGTGGAGGAGGCGAACCGCGATGGTATTCCGGTGCCGGTGGTGTCTGACGGCACGGATTTCGAGTACTTGCTGTGGGTGGGTTGCGCTGGTGCGTTCGATGACAACGGCCGAAAGACGTCCCGCGCTATCGCAGAGTTGCTCAATGTGGCGGGCGTGAAGTTCGCGGTCATCGAGGGGGAATCGTGTACTGGTGACCCGGCGCGTCGTGCTGGCAACGAGTTCCTGTTCCAGATGCTCGCCGCCACCAACGTGGAGGTACTGGACGATGCCTTCGCCACCTACCCGGCCGGCCAGCGCAAGATCATCACCTCGTGTGCGCACTGTTTTAACACGCTGCGCAAGGAATACCCGGACTTCGATGGCCACTACGATGTCATCCACCACACCCAGCTCCTCAACCGGCTGGTGCGTGAGGGCCTGCTCACACCTATCCCGCGTGGCCCCGAAAACCGCAAGCCGGTCACCTACCACGATCCATGCTTCCTCGGCCGGCACAACAAGGTGTACGACCCGCCACGCGAACTGATCACGGCAGCTGGTCCACTGGTAGAAATGCCTCGCAGCCGCGACACCAGCTTCTGTTGTGGTGCAGGTGGCGCGCGGATGTTCATGGAAGAAAAGCTCGGCACCCGTATCAACGAAAATCGCGCCACCGAAGCCCTCGCTGCGTCCGAGGAAATCATCACCGGCTGCCCGTTCTGCAACACCATGCTCGACGGCGGCACGAAGGCGCTCGGCACCCCTGCCAAAGTCACGGACGTAGCAGTTATGCTTCGCGACGCCGTCCTCACCGACGGGAACCTCCCAGAATTCCGCGAACCACAGTTCCTGGAGGCACCAAAGCGCATCGAAATCACACCGCAAAAGCCTGCACCAGACCCTGCGGAATCCCCTGCCGAGCCACCCGCGAGCGTCGCTGAAACTCCTGAACCTAAGTCAGTGACTCCTCCGGTAACTGCGTCGCCTGCGGCAAAGCCACCTGTGGCTGCTCCTCCTGTGGCTGCTCCTCCGGTTACCAAAGCTCCGGTAGCAGCACCACCTGTGGCACAGCCTCCCGTAGCTGCTCCCCCAGCAGCACAGCCCCCGACTGCAAAACCCCCTGCCGCGCAGCCTCCTGCGGCACAGCCTCCCGTGGCGGCACCACCTGTGGCAAAGCCTCCTGTGGCACAGCCTCCCGTGGCTGCGCCCCCAGTAGCGACGCCACCTGTGGCAAAGCCTCCGGTTGCCAAACCACCTGTGGCTGTTCCCCCGGCCGCCAAACCACCCGCTGCTAAACCACCGATGGCAGCACCGCCCGTCGTGAAGCCGCCAGCTCCGCAGCCTCCTACGGCGCAGCCTCCTGGAGCGATCCCGCCAGGTGGGGCGCGACCGAGCGTCGACTAG
- a CDS encoding choice-of-anchor M domain-containing protein produces MKKTLSFVAASLLAFSTLVPTAQATEFKPGNRGFGVNLPADTKMAGTNELHPCAGRKLAYQAHFDAIYATHYNGELTTMIVDGQVPVPADELCMRLAPDANKKGDEVSRLVVPYDDPNLSFLGEPGDILWVAPQEVDFTDAWRPLWAGAGAFDKHHELEVPTDFEGNKVNMTLAEVEGPGDVELFFYNRSVQKPKRIFSTKDKMMNFDLQVGSHGHYSWTFSKPGIYDLTWQVSGKKTDGSTETGPKVTTRWLVGSDEEVGLPEGTTKNLAPIKRSAEVIRDELSKAADPTAPPTPGEAEREVYVQSKDQVQKLLWRSNPKKIITHGHQDMGLFGAGREAEAKMHSDVDGDHRSTQFVYAVPNRALHQLPSAIATQLGVCAAWVLPQQQDFELPWPGFSTENFDYNSVTADGLRLGLDKVEGPGRMIATHDSLSSTTIALDSEDLSLRVHYPKTAHDHMGFFFTQPGAYRVVYSFEGELAQGGKLYTEIVAYYMVGDSALYDAAETMGIDPKTLNLSEQPERDTTPTCEQNSDKPGTGESGTDETDPSTDPTSAAPAPGSPTPPSEGGKSQGNGAAENIGLALGLGAVGLKLASHLMNPDKNSKDSTTAKTAPAAAAPAAKTGNSDNSPAPAKAQTGGSKAPASAGGGTGGGTKAPASGGGSKPAAKSDSKAKKNSAAPTKQTVAPKRVPSKKSTPVPAAPNQNSQNPQVTNSAQTGGLTSGGWLAGFVIGIGLMSLLGGLGLFLATARALRQLGVQSQQKDM; encoded by the coding sequence ATGAAAAAGACCTTAAGCTTTGTTGCAGCGAGCCTACTCGCTTTCTCCACGCTCGTTCCTACTGCTCAGGCAACCGAATTTAAGCCGGGTAACAGGGGCTTCGGTGTTAATCTTCCGGCTGATACGAAGATGGCGGGGACAAACGAGCTGCACCCGTGTGCCGGGCGCAAGCTCGCGTACCAAGCCCACTTCGACGCTATCTACGCCACTCACTACAACGGTGAACTCACGACCATGATCGTGGATGGTCAGGTGCCAGTACCTGCCGACGAACTCTGCATGCGCCTTGCCCCGGACGCCAACAAGAAAGGCGATGAGGTCTCGCGCCTCGTCGTGCCTTACGACGACCCCAACCTCAGCTTCCTCGGCGAGCCAGGGGACATCCTGTGGGTGGCTCCACAGGAAGTGGACTTCACTGATGCGTGGCGCCCGCTGTGGGCCGGCGCAGGCGCCTTCGATAAGCACCACGAGCTAGAGGTGCCCACGGACTTTGAGGGCAACAAGGTCAACATGACGCTCGCTGAAGTAGAAGGCCCAGGCGACGTCGAGTTGTTCTTCTACAACCGGTCCGTGCAAAAGCCTAAGCGAATCTTCTCCACCAAAGACAAGATGATGAATTTTGATCTGCAGGTGGGCTCTCACGGCCACTACAGCTGGACCTTTAGCAAACCAGGAATCTACGACCTCACCTGGCAGGTCAGCGGCAAGAAGACCGACGGCAGCACGGAAACTGGTCCGAAGGTGACCACCCGGTGGCTCGTGGGCTCCGATGAAGAGGTGGGACTTCCAGAAGGCACCACGAAGAACCTGGCCCCCATCAAGAGGTCCGCTGAGGTGATCCGTGATGAGTTGAGCAAGGCTGCTGACCCCACGGCACCACCAACTCCCGGTGAAGCCGAACGTGAGGTGTACGTCCAGAGCAAGGACCAGGTCCAGAAACTGCTGTGGCGTTCCAACCCGAAGAAAATCATCACGCATGGCCACCAGGACATGGGTCTGTTCGGCGCTGGCCGTGAGGCCGAAGCCAAGATGCACAGTGACGTGGATGGCGATCACCGATCCACCCAGTTCGTCTACGCTGTCCCGAATCGCGCGCTGCACCAGCTCCCGTCGGCTATCGCCACCCAGCTTGGGGTGTGCGCGGCCTGGGTGCTGCCACAGCAACAAGACTTCGAACTGCCGTGGCCAGGTTTTTCTACGGAGAACTTCGACTACAACTCCGTCACTGCTGACGGGCTTCGCCTTGGCCTCGACAAGGTCGAGGGTCCTGGGCGAATGATTGCAACGCATGATTCCTTGAGCTCAACCACCATTGCACTCGACTCTGAGGATCTTTCCTTAAGGGTTCACTACCCGAAGACGGCACATGACCACATGGGCTTCTTCTTCACCCAGCCAGGTGCGTACCGCGTGGTCTACTCCTTCGAAGGCGAGCTCGCACAGGGAGGCAAGCTGTACACGGAAATCGTGGCCTACTACATGGTTGGCGATTCTGCCCTGTACGACGCTGCAGAAACGATGGGCATCGACCCCAAGACTCTCAACCTCTCGGAGCAACCTGAGCGGGATACCACCCCGACGTGTGAGCAGAATTCGGATAAGCCAGGCACGGGTGAGTCAGGCACGGATGAAACGGATCCATCCACGGATCCCACTTCAGCAGCCCCAGCCCCTGGCTCCCCAACGCCTCCTAGCGAAGGCGGTAAGTCCCAAGGTAACGGGGCCGCGGAAAACATCGGCTTGGCTCTTGGCCTTGGGGCGGTTGGCCTGAAGTTGGCGTCTCACCTGATGAACCCCGATAAGAACTCTAAGGATTCCACCACGGCTAAAACCGCACCAGCCGCGGCTGCTCCTGCTGCTAAGACGGGTAACAGCGACAACAGCCCGGCCCCTGCTAAGGCCCAGACAGGTGGTTCTAAGGCCCCTGCTTCGGCTGGTGGCGGCACTGGCGGCGGAACTAAGGCCCCCGCTTCTGGTGGCGGTTCGAAGCCAGCAGCGAAGTCTGATTCCAAGGCGAAGAAGAATTCTGCGGCGCCCACCAAGCAGACTGTAGCGCCGAAGCGGGTGCCTTCGAAGAAGTCAACTCCTGTTCCCGCGGCTCCTAACCAGAATTCTCAGAACCCTCAGGTGACGAACTCTGCCCAGACGGGCGGGCTGACATCGGGCGGCTGGCTGGCTGGTTTCGTGATCGGTATCGGTTTGATGTCCTTGCTGGGTGGCCTTGGTCTGTTCTTGGCTACGGCACGTGCGTTGCGTCAACTGGGAGTCCAGTCTCAGCAGAAGGATATGTAA
- a CDS encoding acyltransferase family protein has translation MNKRIQQIPGIDGLRGLAVISVLLYHFFAFAVPGGFLGVDIFFVLSGFLITSLLVREVAATGRVDLAHFWVRRARRILPAAVFVLVVCTALAGLVGGDPAVGIGTQFTSTLFFVNNWAQIAGSQSYFAQSGVQLFAHYWSLAVEEQFYVLWPLVVAGVCMLVRKRWAMVLAALSLALGAGSFALMLWQYNPDADPTRVYYGTDTHAFGLLTGALLAFLITSRTQEKSFPAPRWVDYVAAALGIPALGVLGYLIITLPATAPETYRGGLVAASLSTAIVLFSVIRETGPVSWLFRMRWLRWFGDRSFSMYLWHWPILVLVREQLIDVAPGNRVLPGVLAAALSIPLAMWSYTYIENPFRRLGYAGVIKQAAGQFAGARTGALVQHVGAMAVASLAVIAIATAPKQSALETDLMALAAHPQQAAEKAAAVPPPAEVREFPEGTSITAIGDSVMLASLLPLQEKFPGIYVDAAVSRHYTAGIPLLEQMAAEDTLDPFVVLGFGTNGSSFPGQIDQMMQVIGPDRTVVMVMPYGDRAWMPAAQQEIRDATARYPNVYLADWNGAVMGDPSLLREDYIHPSEAGGQAYAEAVAAAITEWVKG, from the coding sequence AACGGGGCGAGTCGATTTGGCTCACTTTTGGGTGCGTCGCGCGCGTCGTATCCTCCCAGCGGCCGTGTTTGTGTTGGTGGTTTGCACCGCGCTCGCGGGCCTGGTTGGCGGGGATCCCGCGGTGGGGATCGGTACCCAGTTCACCTCCACGCTGTTTTTCGTGAACAACTGGGCCCAGATTGCGGGCTCACAGAGTTACTTCGCCCAATCCGGGGTGCAGCTGTTCGCGCACTACTGGTCGCTAGCGGTAGAGGAACAGTTCTATGTGTTGTGGCCACTGGTCGTGGCCGGAGTCTGCATGCTGGTGCGCAAACGTTGGGCGATGGTTCTCGCGGCGCTGTCCCTTGCTCTCGGGGCGGGCTCCTTCGCGCTCATGCTGTGGCAGTACAACCCGGACGCAGACCCAACCCGCGTCTACTACGGCACCGATACCCACGCGTTCGGCCTGCTCACCGGAGCGCTGCTGGCGTTCCTCATTACCTCACGAACCCAGGAGAAGAGCTTCCCGGCGCCCCGCTGGGTGGACTATGTGGCAGCAGCACTAGGAATCCCGGCGCTCGGGGTGCTCGGATACTTGATCATCACACTGCCTGCCACCGCCCCGGAGACCTACCGCGGTGGGTTGGTCGCGGCGTCGTTAAGCACGGCCATCGTGCTGTTTTCCGTCATCCGCGAGACCGGCCCCGTGTCGTGGCTGTTCCGCATGCGCTGGCTGCGTTGGTTCGGCGACCGCTCCTTCAGCATGTACCTGTGGCACTGGCCGATTTTGGTGCTGGTGCGGGAGCAGCTTATCGACGTCGCGCCGGGCAACCGGGTGCTCCCCGGTGTGCTGGCGGCTGCGCTGTCCATCCCGCTGGCGATGTGGTCGTACACCTACATTGAGAATCCGTTCCGTCGACTGGGTTACGCGGGTGTGATCAAGCAGGCCGCAGGACAGTTCGCCGGAGCCCGTACCGGTGCGCTCGTGCAGCATGTTGGAGCCATGGCCGTAGCCAGCCTCGCGGTGATTGCTATCGCAACCGCCCCGAAGCAAAGTGCGCTGGAAACTGACCTTATGGCCCTCGCGGCGCACCCACAGCAGGCAGCGGAAAAAGCGGCAGCCGTGCCCCCACCTGCTGAGGTACGCGAATTTCCGGAGGGGACATCAATCACTGCGATCGGTGACTCCGTGATGCTCGCCTCACTGCTTCCGCTGCAAGAGAAATTCCCCGGCATCTACGTCGATGCCGCTGTGTCCCGGCACTACACCGCCGGAATCCCGCTGCTGGAGCAGATGGCTGCGGAAGATACGCTGGATCCCTTTGTGGTGCTCGGATTTGGCACCAACGGCTCCAGCTTCCCTGGACAGATTGATCAGATGATGCAGGTCATCGGCCCGGACCGTACCGTGGTCATGGTAATGCCGTACGGTGACCGCGCCTGGATGCCGGCAGCGCAACAAGAAATCCGTGACGCTACAGCTCGCTACCCCAACGTGTACCTCGCGGATTGGAACGGCGCAGTGATGGGCGACCCGAGCCTGTTGCGTGAAGACTACATTCACCCTTCCGAGGCCGGCGGGCAGGCCTACGCGGAGGCAGTTGCCGCCGCGATCACTGAGTGGGTGAAGGGCTAG
- a CDS encoding TetR/AcrR family transcriptional regulator — MANQQRREQIITAALQLFDARGYHATGMEHIAEVVGMRASSLYNHCSSKQEILQEIATSAMEEMLRTHARAIAGLTDPIEQLTATVRNHVRFHATQARRVRVTNSQLSNLEEPARSIVLQLRRDYVGRWISIVSEGVDKGVFTAADVKITCWALIDMGIGVAQWFNDDGEYTADELADMYAGFALHQLTSKPLAD; from the coding sequence GTGGCTAACCAACAGCGCCGCGAACAAATCATCACCGCGGCCCTGCAACTTTTCGACGCCCGCGGCTATCACGCCACCGGCATGGAACACATCGCTGAGGTGGTGGGAATGCGGGCCTCCAGCTTGTACAACCACTGCTCGTCCAAGCAAGAGATCCTCCAAGAGATCGCCACCAGCGCAATGGAAGAAATGCTACGCACCCATGCCAGGGCGATCGCTGGGCTGACAGATCCGATCGAACAACTCACCGCCACCGTCCGCAACCACGTCCGCTTCCACGCCACGCAGGCCCGGCGAGTCCGGGTGACTAATTCCCAGCTCAGCAATCTGGAAGAGCCCGCCCGCAGCATTGTTTTGCAGCTGCGACGGGACTACGTCGGTCGGTGGATCAGTATTGTCTCCGAGGGCGTCGATAAGGGCGTTTTTACAGCGGCCGATGTGAAGATCACCTGCTGGGCCCTCATCGACATGGGCATCGGGGTCGCACAGTGGTTCAACGACGACGGCGAATACACCGCCGATGAGCTGGCGGACATGTACGCGGGCTTTGCTCTCCACCAGCTCACAAGCAAGCCACTAGCTGACTAG
- a CDS encoding anchored repeat-type ABC transporter permease subunit, with protein sequence MISFTQFLSDLTNPALAFLPKALLISVLSSLVCAVVGTHVVLRGMAFIGDAVAHAVFPGIAIAFALQGSVLIGGAVAGTVVALLVAVFSQRRRVKEDTLIGIFYAAAFALGLVIISRIDGYTASLTSFLFGSINGVPDSDIILVFIVGAVVITVLLAFNKELVAVSLDRESARAQGLPVFALDIVMYVMVTAAVVISVRTIGNILVLALLITPAASARLLTDRLGVMMLLSAAIGGIGSFLGIYLSWAANLPTGATIVLTCTVIFFLCWLLSPKNGVLRTFNKGIPA encoded by the coding sequence ATGATCTCTTTCACTCAGTTCCTGTCTGACCTGACTAACCCGGCTCTCGCTTTTCTCCCCAAGGCGCTGCTGATCTCGGTGCTTAGTTCCTTGGTGTGTGCCGTCGTCGGTACGCACGTGGTGTTGCGTGGGATGGCCTTCATCGGTGACGCTGTCGCGCACGCTGTCTTCCCCGGCATCGCCATCGCCTTTGCGCTGCAGGGTTCTGTGCTAATTGGTGGGGCGGTAGCCGGCACGGTGGTGGCCCTGCTGGTCGCTGTGTTCTCACAGCGTCGACGCGTGAAGGAAGATACACTGATCGGTATTTTCTATGCCGCAGCCTTTGCCCTCGGTTTGGTGATTATTTCCCGAATAGACGGCTATACCGCCTCACTTACTAGTTTCTTGTTCGGGTCGATCAACGGTGTGCCTGATTCGGACATCATTTTGGTGTTCATTGTTGGTGCGGTGGTCATCACTGTGCTGCTGGCCTTCAACAAGGAGCTCGTCGCCGTGAGCCTGGATCGGGAGTCCGCCCGAGCCCAAGGCCTGCCGGTTTTTGCGCTGGACATCGTGATGTATGTGATGGTGACAGCTGCGGTGGTGATCTCTGTCCGCACAATCGGCAACATTTTGGTTCTCGCGTTGCTGATTACGCCTGCGGCGTCGGCAAGGTTGCTCACAGACCGCCTCGGCGTGATGATGTTGCTTTCCGCCGCTATCGGTGGCATCGGCAGCTTCCTGGGTATTTATCTTTCCTGGGCCGCAAACCTTCCTACCGGCGCGACCATTGTTCTTACTTGTACTGTCATTTTCTTCCTGTGTTGGTTGCTGTCCCCCAAAAATGGCGTCCTTCGCACCTTCAACAAAGGAATTCCCGCATGA
- a CDS encoding 3-hydroxyacyl-CoA dehydrogenase family protein: MPISTAAVIGAGSMGAGIAALMASSGMKVYLFDLDRDGAQRGIDLQLQRGGFPSPELAENVTPASTATDLDLVKECDWVVEAIFEDLQAKHDLYRQLELKDGAYLSSNTSTLPLSELVRGVKDPDRFAITHFFNPPHIMQLVELVAPHPETHATLEQAITDQLGKTALTCRDTPGFIANRVGCFWLAAGVHLARKHGLSYELADATFGRPFGIPRTGIFGLLDYIGLQLVDPIWGSLEDSLPADDGYSQYPLRGDAFIAGLVERGLIGSTGPGGFYRGREETIDTDFTYRPRQTPTLPADDPRELMASDTPSGNFARELFHTMLEYCRTHCSEIANSPADIDTGLKLGFGWKKGIFELAEDLGEL; encoded by the coding sequence ATGCCAATTTCAACTGCAGCTGTGATTGGTGCGGGATCGATGGGGGCGGGCATCGCCGCACTCATGGCCAGCTCGGGAATGAAAGTGTATCTGTTCGATCTGGATCGGGACGGCGCCCAACGCGGGATCGATCTGCAGCTGCAGCGTGGCGGTTTTCCCTCCCCAGAGCTTGCGGAGAACGTCACCCCAGCAAGTACCGCAACCGACCTCGATCTGGTCAAGGAATGCGACTGGGTAGTGGAGGCGATCTTCGAGGACCTACAGGCCAAGCATGACCTTTACCGCCAACTAGAACTCAAAGATGGCGCCTACTTGAGCTCCAACACGTCCACGCTGCCACTGTCCGAGCTGGTGCGGGGAGTTAAGGATCCCGACCGCTTCGCCATCACCCACTTCTTCAACCCGCCCCACATCATGCAGTTGGTGGAACTCGTCGCCCCTCATCCAGAGACGCACGCAACCCTCGAGCAGGCGATCACCGACCAGCTCGGGAAAACCGCCCTGACCTGCCGTGACACCCCCGGTTTCATCGCCAACCGAGTCGGCTGCTTCTGGCTCGCTGCGGGCGTGCACCTCGCCCGCAAACATGGCCTCAGCTACGAGCTTGCCGACGCCACCTTCGGGCGCCCCTTCGGCATCCCACGAACCGGAATTTTTGGGCTCCTCGACTACATCGGCCTGCAACTCGTCGACCCAATTTGGGGCAGCCTCGAGGACTCCCTCCCCGCGGATGACGGCTATTCCCAGTACCCGCTGCGCGGCGACGCTTTCATCGCGGGCCTGGTAGAACGCGGTCTCATAGGGAGCACTGGCCCTGGGGGCTTCTACCGCGGCCGCGAAGAAACCATCGACACCGACTTCACCTACCGCCCGCGCCAAACCCCCACGCTTCCCGCCGACGACCCGCGGGAACTCATGGCCAGCGATACCCCATCGGGCAACTTCGCACGCGAGCTATTTCACACCATGCTGGAGTACTGCCGCACCCATTGCTCCGAGATCGCCAACTCTCCCGCCGATATCGATACCGGCCTCAAGCTCGGCTTCGGCTGGAAGAAAGGCATCTTCGAGCTTGCCGAGGACCTCGGCGAATTGTAG